The proteins below come from a single Pseudochaenichthys georgianus chromosome 14, fPseGeo1.2, whole genome shotgun sequence genomic window:
- the LOC117458127 gene encoding clustered mitochondria protein homolog isoform X3, translating to MGNIIQCCQTLSNYFKFKDAAAQGEAERSPLLSSDDSECESQSLPEDLEDDLLSIISTGITNPALEPEHFLFPDIILSSNLGGDVTLVEPMVCLLVSEEEEGVRTLEPGDEAQEWRNRWRNREFSEVETQTEVETHIGMGVETQTESQEEVQALTEILVCNAETVEREITRGKLVEHEILKQVDVLLEAQTSHGRHSNVFTIMASEKQERRMDFGTWSDMTEEDNMPFSDIDMQGEQEELKETIIHEELTSTLRKHTFQTEQNTKQIEQLSADEENVFKLQKDAVALQEMSNFVLTEPSQENVSDTEQNIEPNDTLVTEHNNCMDDNIESQKDLQTTKWSIKSVEIVDIVDPAECCVDPTQQSNQDDEQMDQATVTLDHNEDAKDSNVFPTDTNHTDQSDLNADSIQCQDPEKREEEDDNETALPEVEEEETEIKQTLFLVDRLFLAAPHVKAPPCQTEESHEDDGQQQPDADERKFSISDVVDVQEPDFTVRIQPPASESFELQVSGQMVVAELHQVLMEHEVTCHLTSFSLQLGGTALDSQSELRSIQGIQDGALFKVVEDSYTVRDARLHLRHVRDLLKSLDPADAYNGVNCSSLSYLTLYTRGKDSDSVGTRRASEKESVDCSPPEYLLPGCKERPLTPLQPLRDDWKPLQCLRVLTMSSWNPPPGNRKMHGDLMYLNVVTMEDKELNITSSTRGFYLNQSTAFNFNPKPAVPKILCHSLVELLSQVSPAFRKTFSALQKKRVQQHPYERIAAPFQVFTWIARYGDHTLDCVRAEETHTSHMGQDENTAGQSRDWNEELQRCRELPRNSLQERLQRERSLFKANSDFVAAATQGAVAVIDGNVMPLNPGEVPHMQMFIWNNLFFSLGFDVSEHYLPLGGNTAAHAAAICDLRGAQAYASVDIEGLHTLGTAVVDYRGIRVIAQSIVPGILEKNQEQESVVYGSNDYGKTVFTHPRFLELLDKTSKPLRIQRHQVLDHNNSPVELCSGIETKGILGNDGRPYILDLLRTFPPDLNFQLSQTEERGEVPEECQSFGYPRRHHHSLASLRPELIEAFVQHRYELYLKMVSQGLVQRKEEDKALEQSEELVCEPRTGDTSRASAEMEHQTRTGIMKACEAVGSVSDSCFDIRFNPDVCSPGVRFSPECVQEVQRQRRLLWDAAAFLLSNQIPAVLKDCLDHTAVPMDGSTLTSVLHQRGVNVRYLGTLLRELDRGEERARLSHIQRISISEVIIRSAKHIFRTYLQDVEPATFSAAVSHFLNCLLSSSSSFPDSCSDELLSRRRSRRRRSHGSRVAMLKESVWARLTPSELWGRIRTEAADYYHHSLDSESMDDIIEKHGLQRISLLREMAIKTGIQVQLREYVFEARHKPVFGEEDVVNMFPVVKHIKPTASDATRLVQHAQVAVQQGLLNEGCELISQALTLFSSVCGVLHEDVCMCLRLLGRICYILGEYADALSHQEKVAITSERIQGIDHPQTVQDYIFLALYCFAGGQLSISLKLLYRARYLTLLMCGEDHPQVSMLDSMLGLVLHGLMEHELSLKFLQNALHLTSKYHGAMSLKHAQSHHLLATVFESKGDFRSSLQHEKEAYLIYRSQVGENHDSTKESSDYLKTLTQQAVVLQKAINHIYSNTPSACIQPPKFATPSLSSILQQLNLTCGIILIPLSAKEVADLKTELKERTKIKVEDLEKNT from the exons ATGGGAAACATAATCCAGTGCTGTCAAACACTATCAAACTACTTCAAGTTTAAGGATGCGGCGGCCCAAGGTGAGGCGGAGAGATCCCCTCTGCTTTCCAGCGATGACAGTGAATGTGAATCTCAGAGCCTGCCAGAGGACTTGGAGGACGATCTGTTATCCATTATCTCCACCGGCATCACAAACCCAGCTCTAGAACcagagcacttcctgtttcctgaCATCATCCTAAGCAGCAACCTGGGAGGGGATGTGACTCTGGTGGAGCCGATGGTCTGTCTGCTGGTGTCTGAGGAGGAAGAAGGAGTGAGGACGCTTGAGCCAGGTGATGAAGCACAAGAGTGGAGAAACAGGTGGAGAAACAGGGAGTTTTCTGAGGTTGAGACACAGACCGAAGTGGAGACACATATCGGTATGGGGGTGGAGACCCAGACTGAGTCACAGGAGGAGGTTCAGGCACTAACAGAAATACTTGTGTGTAATGCTGAGACTGTGGAGAGAGAAATAACAAGGGGGAAGCTCGTGGAACATGAAATATTAAAACAGGTGGATGTGCTCTTGGAGGCACAAACATCACATGGGAGACACTCCAATGTGTTTACTATAATGGCGTCAGAGAAACAAGAGAGAAGGATGGATTTTGGAACCTGGTCTGACATGACAGAGGAAGACAACATGCCTTTCAGTGATATAGACATGCAAGGTGAACAGGAAGAACTGAAAGAGACTATCATCCATGAGGAACTGACTTCCACTTTAAGGAAACATACATTTCAAACTGAACAAAACACCAAGCAAATAGAGCAGCTAAGCGCTGATGAAGAAAATGTCTTTAAGTTGCAAAAGGATGCTGTTGCTCTTCAGGAAATGTCAAACTTTGTCCTGACAGAGCCGTCACAGGAGAATGTTAGTGACACAGAACAAAATATCGAACCAAATGACACTTTAGTGACTGAACACAACAACTGTATGGATGACAACATTGAGTCACAGAAGGACCTTCAGACAACAAAATGGAGCATCAAAAGTGTTGAAATTGTGGACATTGTTGACCCTGCTGAGTGTTGTGTCGACCCGACACAACAGAGCAATCAGGATGATGAACAGATGGACCAGGCCACTGTGACGTTGGATCATAATGAAGATGCAAAGGACAGCAATGTTTTCCCAACAGACACAAACCACACAGATCAGTCTGATTTAAATGCAGATTCTATTCAATGTCAGGACCCAGAAAAgagggaagaggaggatgaCAACGAGACAGCTCTGCCagaggtggaggaggaagagACTGAGATAAAGCAAACCTTGTTTTTAGTTGACCGGCTGTTTCTGGCAGCACCACATGTCAAAG CACCTCCATGTCAGACTGAAGAAAGCCATGAGGATGATGGTCAACAGCAGCCTGATGCTGATGAAAGAAAATTCAGCATCAGTGATGTAGTTGATGTCCAGGAGCCAGACTTTACCGTCAGGATTCAGCCTCCTGCTTCAGAAAGCTTTGAGCTCCAG GTGTCAGGCCAGATGGTTGTGGCGGAGCTGCATCAGGTGCTGATGGAGCACGAGGTCACTTGCCACCTCACAAGCTTCTCCCTCCAGCTGGGAGGCACCGCGCTCGACAGCCAATCCGAGCTACGCTCCATACAGGGGATCCAGGACGGAGCGCTGTTCAAGGTGGTGGAGG ATTCTTACACTGTGCGTGACGCTCGTCTTCATCTCAGACATGTTCGTGATCTTCTGAAGAGCCTCGACCCTGCAGATGCATACAACGGAGTCAACTGCAGCTCACTCTCTTACCTCACTCTTTACACCAGAGGCAAGG ACAGTGACAGTGTGGGGACCAGGCGAGCTTCTGAAAAGGAGTCTGTTGACTGCAGCCCTCCAGAATACCTCCTCCCTGGATGTAAGGAACGACCACTTACCCCTCTGCAGCCGCTCAGAGATGACTGGAAG CCATTACAGTGCCTGCGGGTTCTGACCATGAGCAGCTGGAACCCTCCTCCAGGAAACAGGAAGATGCATGGGGACTTGATGTACCTCAATGTTGTGACTATGGAAGACAAAGAACTCAACATTACATCATCTACACGTGGTTTCTACCTCAACCA GTCAACTGCCTTCAACTTCAACCCTAAACCTGCAGTTCCCAAAATCCTTTGCCACTCTCTAGTCGAGCTGCTGAGTCAAGTAAGCCCTGCTTTCAGGAAAACCTTCAGTGCCCTGCAGAAGAAGAG AGTCCAGCAACACCCGTATGAGCGGATTGCAGCACCTTTCCAGGTGTTCACCTGGATCGCCCGTTATGGAGATCACACCCTGGACTGTGTCAGAGCAGAGGAGACTCACACCAGTCACATGGGCCAGGACGAGAACACAGCTGGGCAG AGTCGAGACTGGAATGAGGAGCTGCAGAGATGCAGGGAACTCCCCAGGAACTCTCTTCAAGAGCGcctgcagagagagaggagcTTATTCAAG GCGAACAGTGATTTTGTGGCCGCTGCAACACAGGGAGCTGTAGCAGTTATCGACGGTAATGTCATGCCATTAAACCCCGGGGAGGTGCCTCATATGCAGATGTTCATCTGGAACAACCTGTTCTTCAGCCTCGGGTTCGACGTATCCGAGCATTACCTCCCACTAGGGGGCAACACTGCTGCTCATGCTGCTGCCATCTGTGACCTGAGGGGGGCACAG GCTTATGCATCTGTAGACATAGAGGGGCTTCACACACTGGGAACAGCTGTGGTGGATTATCGTGGCATCCGTGTTATCGCTCAGTCCATCGTACCTGggatactggagaaaaaccagGAGCAGGAGAGTGTAGTCTATGGCTCCAATGACTATGGGAAAACTGTTTTTACACACCCCAG GTTTCTGGAGCTTCTGGATAAAACCAGTAAACCTCTGAGAATCCAGCGTCACCAGGTGCTCGACCACAACAACAGCCCCGTGGAGCTATGTTCTGGCATCGAGACCAAAGGCATTCTGGGTAATGATGGAAGACCCTACATTTTGGACCTTCTCCGGACCTTTCCCCCTGACCTTAACTTCCAGTTATCACagacagaggagaggggagaggTGCCCGAGGAGTGTCAGAGCTTTGGTTATCCTCGGAGGCATCATCACAGCCTGGCCAGCCTGAGACCAGAGCTGATAGAAGCCTTCGTCCAGCACAG GTATGAACTTTATCTCAAGATGGTGTCCCAGGGCCTCGTTCAGAGGAAAGAGGAAGATAAAGCCTTGGAGCAGAGTGAAGAGTTGGTCTGTGAGCCGAGAACTGGAGATACAAGCAGAGCCAGTGCTGAGATGG aaCACCAGACAAGGACTGGGATTATGAAAGCTTGTGAGGCTGTCGGATCAGTGAGTGACTCCTGCTTCGACATCCGCTTCAACCCTGATGTTTGCTCCCCAG GTGTTCGTTTCTCCCCTGAGTGTGTTCAGGAGGTGCAGAGGCAGAGACGGTTGTTATGGGACGCCGCAGCTTTTCTACTGTCCAATCAGATTCCAGCAGTG ctGAAGGACTGTTTAGACCACACAGCAGTGCCGATGGATGGATCGACCCTGACCTCCGTGCTGCACCAGCGGGGGGTGAACGTGCGCTACCTGGGCACCCTGCTGAGGGAGCTTGACAGGGGGGAGGAGAGAGCGAGACTCAGCCACATCCAG AGAATTTCTATCAGTGAAGTCATCATCAGAAGTGCAAAACACATCTTCAGGACCTATCTACAG GATGTAGAACCTGCTACTTTCTCCGCTGCTGTCAGTCACTTCCTAAACTGCCTCCTGAGCTCCTCCTCCAGTTTCCCCGACTCCTGCTCAGATGAGCTGCTCTCTCGCCGCAGGAGCCGGCGGAGGAGGAGCCACGGGAGTCGAGTTGCCATGTTGAAAGAAAGCGTTTGGGCCAGACTGACCCCCAGCGAGCTGTGGGGTCGGATCAGGACCGAGGCTGCAGATTATTACCACCACTCATtagacag TGAAAGTATGGATGACATCATAGAAAAACACGGCCTTCAGAGGATCTCCCTACTGAGAGAAATGGCCATCAAGACAGGAATCCAG GTGCAGCTGAGGGAGTATGTGTTTGAGGCGCGACACAAGCCGGTGTTTGGTGAGGAAGATGTTGTTAACATGTTCCCTGTAGTCAAACATATCAAACCTACAGCATCGGACGCCACAAGGCTTGTGCAACATGCACAGGTAGCAGTACAGCAGG GGCTTCTCAACGAGGGCTGTGAATTGATCAGCCAGGCCCTGACTCTGTTCAGCAGCGTATGTGGGGTCCTGCATGAGGACGTGTGCATGTGCCTGCGTCTCCTGGGACGAATCTGCTACATCCTGGGGGAATATGCAGAT GCCCTCAGCCACCAGGAAAAGGTTGCCATTACTAGTGAGAGAATACAAGGTATAGACCATCCTCAGACCGTACAAGACTAT ATTTTTCTGGCCCTGTACTGCTTTGCTGGAGGCCAGCTTTCGATCTCCCTGAAGCTGCTGTATCGTGCTCGGTACCTCACCCTGCTCATGTGCGGAGAAGACCATCCACAGGTCTCCATGCTGGAT AGTATGCTGGGTCTAGTACTTCATGGACTGATGGAGCATGAGCTTTCATTGAAGTTCCTACAGAATGCCTTACATTTAACCTCAAAATACCATGGTGCCATGTCCCTGAAGCATGCACAAAG TCATCATCTTCTTGCCACTGTGTTCGAGAGTAAAGGAGATTTTCGATCATCTCTGCAACACGAAAAAGAGGCTTATTTAATATATAGGAGCCAG GTTGGGGAGAACCATGACAGCACGAAGGAAAGCTCGGACTACCTGAAGACGCTCACTCAGCAGGCTGTGGTTTTACAGAAAGCCATCAACCATATATACAGTAACACGCCTAGTGCCTGTATTCAACCTCCAAAG tTTGCCACACCAAGTCTTTCCTCAATCCTTCAGCAGCTCAACCTGACATGTGGAATCATTCTCATTCCCCTCAG TGCGAAAGAAGTTGCAGACCTGAAGACTGAACTGAAAGAAAGGACAAAGATTAAAGTGGAAGATCTGGAAAAAAATACGTAA